A DNA window from Deltaproteobacteria bacterium CG2_30_66_27 contains the following coding sequences:
- a CDS encoding ribonuclease II, translating into MDARRQRSTLQRIARLSMLERGMAPDFSTGALEELARITDPPGGGNGPGPDLRSLLWASIDNDDSRDLDQLSVAETLPGGATKVLVAIADVDGLVKKGSAIDEHARQNTTSVYTAGEIFPMLPERLSTDLTSLGFQEDRPAIVIEMLIGEEGLLRGSKIYGATVCNRAKLAYNSVAAWLEGMGPMPGPVAAVEGLGANLKAQDLVAQKLKSFRHEHGALDLETIEARPVFDGEDIRDLEVERKNRAKEIIEDFMIAANGVTARFLMARKYPSLRRVVRSPERWERIIEVASQYDVPLPSEPDSAALANFLALRKAADPLRFPDLSLTIVKLMGRGEYVVEFPEEEAPGHFGLAVRDYTHSTAPNRRYPDLVTQRLLKAALSGSPLPYGREELAGLARHCTEKEDDANKVERKVGKSAAAMLLESRIGDRFDAIVTGASEKGTWVRLLHPPVEGKLIHGFEGADVGHRVRVQLVHTDVDRGYIDFKKVD; encoded by the coding sequence ATGGACGCACGTCGCCAACGCTCTACCCTGCAACGGATCGCCCGCCTGTCGATGCTCGAACGGGGAATGGCACCAGATTTTTCTACCGGGGCGCTCGAAGAACTCGCCCGGATCACGGATCCTCCCGGCGGTGGGAACGGCCCGGGCCCCGATCTGCGAAGCCTTCTCTGGGCTTCGATCGACAACGACGACTCTCGCGACCTGGACCAGCTTAGCGTGGCGGAGACCCTTCCGGGTGGCGCGACGAAGGTCCTCGTCGCCATCGCTGACGTGGACGGCCTCGTGAAAAAAGGCTCGGCGATCGACGAACACGCTCGGCAGAACACCACTTCGGTCTATACGGCAGGTGAGATCTTCCCGATGCTTCCCGAGAGACTGTCGACCGATCTCACGTCGCTTGGCTTTCAGGAAGACCGCCCGGCCATCGTCATCGAGATGTTGATCGGCGAGGAGGGCTTGCTCCGGGGGTCGAAGATCTACGGAGCCACGGTTTGCAACCGGGCGAAGCTGGCCTACAACAGCGTGGCAGCCTGGCTGGAGGGGATGGGGCCGATGCCGGGACCGGTCGCGGCCGTGGAGGGGCTCGGCGCGAACCTCAAGGCCCAGGACCTCGTGGCGCAGAAACTGAAGTCGTTCCGGCACGAGCACGGCGCGCTGGACCTGGAAACGATCGAGGCGCGCCCGGTGTTTGACGGAGAGGATATCCGGGATCTTGAGGTCGAAAGGAAAAACCGGGCGAAGGAGATCATCGAAGATTTCATGATCGCGGCCAACGGGGTGACGGCGCGCTTCCTTATGGCGAGGAAATATCCCTCCCTGCGGCGGGTGGTCCGATCCCCGGAACGATGGGAGCGGATCATCGAGGTGGCCTCCCAGTACGACGTTCCTCTTCCATCGGAGCCCGACTCGGCGGCCCTGGCGAATTTCCTGGCTCTCCGCAAAGCCGCCGACCCTCTCCGATTCCCCGATCTCTCCCTTACCATCGTCAAGCTGATGGGGCGCGGGGAATACGTCGTCGAATTTCCGGAAGAGGAGGCCCCCGGGCACTTCGGGCTCGCGGTCCGGGACTACACGCACTCCACCGCCCCGAATCGCCGCTACCCCGACCTCGTCACGCAACGGTTGCTGAAGGCTGCGTTGTCGGGATCCCCCCTGCCTTATGGAAGAGAGGAACTGGCGGGACTGGCCCGCCACTGCACCGAGAAGGAAGACGACGCGAACAAGGTGGAACGGAAAGTCGGGAAGTCGGCTGCGGCCATGCTGCTGGAATCGAGGATTGGGGACCGGTTCGATGCGATCGTCACCGGTGCCTCGGAGAAGGGGACGTGGGTCCGTCTCTTACACCCCCCCGTGGAAGGGAAGTTGATCCACGGGTTCGAAGGTGCCGATGTGGGCCACAGGGTCCGCGTGCAACTGGTTCACACGGACGTGGATCGGGGCTACATCGACTTCAAGAAGGTCGATTGA